In the Bacillus sp. HSf4 genome, ATTTTCGTTCGATTTGGCAGTATCAAAATCTCATGTATATGACAGCCGGTCTTCTGGCGGGAAGAGTGGCCGGCACGACCTGGGAAGGGCTTGTGCAAGAGCGGCTGTTTGAGCCTTTAAAAATGACATCAAGCAATTTTTCGGTTGAGGATATGAAAAAGCAGCCGGATCATTCCTTGCCATATCAAGAAAAAGCCGGATCAGCAGAACAAATTCCATTTCGCAATATCGATGCGATCGGGCCGGCAGGTTCCATCAATTCGAATGTGCTGGATATGGCCAACTGGGTGAGGTTCCAGCTTGGCAGCGGAGAGTTCAGCGGCATTTTATCGGCCGGGAGCCTGAATGAAATGCATACTCCTTATATTCCATGCGACCCGTTCATGAAAGCGAAAGAGATCCCAATTTCAAGCTATGGGCTTGGCTGGATCATCGAGCCGTACAGGGGATACCGCATGATTCACCACGGAGGAAATATCGACGGCTTTTCATCGCTTGTCTCTTTCATGCCTGACGAAAAAATCGGCGTCGTCATTTTGACCAATATGAACGCCAGCCTGCTCCCAAATGTGCTGGCATACCATATTTTTGATCGTATGCTTGGTCTCTGTGACATCGATTGGAGCAGCCGCTTGAAAGGTGAAGCGGAAAAAATGAAAGCGGCTCTCATTAGACAGGATCGCACCGCACATTTAAGCAAGATCGAAGGAACGCAGCCGTCCCATGCTCTTGAGGATTATACGGGGATCTATGAGCATCCGGGCTACGGAGAATTAAAAATAGAGCTTACCGACGGAACATTGCAGGCGCTGTTTCATTCGTTTGTCATGCCTTTGACTCATTATCATTATGATACGTTCGAAATGGAGCTGAAGCTTTCTGAGACGACCAAGCTTCTGGCATCCTTTACCATTGATGTGAACGGACATATCAGCCGTTTCTCCGTACCGTTTGAAATGGCGCCCGGTGCAAAAGAAATCGAGTTTGTGAAAAAGCCTGATGAGCGATTGTCCGATCCTGAATTTCTCGCTTTGCTGACT is a window encoding:
- a CDS encoding serine hydrolase, which gives rise to MRHPLKELKGFREFAEEEMKRWKVPGAAVGIIKDDEIIMAEGFGYKDKERNLKVNPETVFAIGSGTKAFTTAAMAILADEGKLEWDKPVREYLPEFHMHDPVATERMTPRDLTCHRSGLPRHDMMWYNSPFSREELLRRIRYLEPNKDFRSIWQYQNLMYMTAGLLAGRVAGTTWEGLVQERLFEPLKMTSSNFSVEDMKKQPDHSLPYQEKAGSAEQIPFRNIDAIGPAGSINSNVLDMANWVRFQLGSGEFSGILSAGSLNEMHTPYIPCDPFMKAKEIPISSYGLGWIIEPYRGYRMIHHGGNIDGFSSLVSFMPDEKIGVVILTNMNASLLPNVLAYHIFDRMLGLCDIDWSSRLKGEAEKMKAALIRQDRTAHLSKIEGTQPSHALEDYTGIYEHPGYGELKIELTDGTLQALFHSFVMPLTHYHYDTFEMELKLSETTKLLASFTIDVNGHISRFSVPFEMAPGAKEIEFVKKPDERLSDPEFLALLTGVYVLEDGTEVAVSLGGERTLRVTLPGQPVYELVPYRELTFQIKHLPGYSIRFETDDSEQVKGLRFIQPNGEFPAVRK